From Vitis vinifera cultivar Pinot Noir 40024 chromosome 3, ASM3070453v1, the proteins below share one genomic window:
- the LOC100265791 gene encoding uncharacterized protein LOC100265791: MPSGSSSSNKLRSMIELLYLYRSCSGNPSHVHGSNLPVAKLRSGYSIHKGLRSISANSSGFCRASHTNMAKDGKEKVQPATVPAASAWSIFPSWAKVLAGSILSLLLPFLKWDKLMRLEGEAEIVVAEVEKVATVTEKVSGDVANILPDKSKLKDAALLVEHISKVTAEDAELTEHFIQKVDVLKQDVQDLERMVEPIIHNISEKESSGT, encoded by the exons ATGCCGAGTGGAAGTTCTTCTTCTAACAAACTGAGAAGCATGATTGAACTGCTTTATCTGTACAGGTCTTGCTCTGGCAACCCTTCTCATGTACATGGCTCCAACTTGCCAGTGGCTAAACTTCGCTCTGGATATTCCATACACAAAGGGCTGCGGTCCATCAGCGCCAACAGTAGTGGATTTTGTAGAGCATCCCATACCAATAT GGCAAAAGATGGCAAGGAGAAAGTTCAACCAGCAACAGTCCCAGCAGCTTCTGCTTGGTCCATCTTCCCTAGTTG GGCAAAGGTGCTTGCGGGCTCCATATTATCGCTACTGCTTCCTTTTTTGAAGTGGGACAAACTTATGAGACTAGAAg GAGAGGCGGAGATAGTTGTGGCAGAGGTGGAAAAGGTGGCGACTGTGACCGAGAAAGTATCAGGCGACGTGGCCAATATACTTCCTGATAAGTCCAAACTTAAGGATGCAGCTTTGCTGGTGGAACATATATCTAAAGTCACTGCTGAAGATGCTGAATTAACAGAGCATTTTATTCAAAAG GTCGATGTTTTGAAGCAAGACGTACAAGACTTGGAGAGAATGGTTGAGCCtattattcataatatctcagaGAAAGAATCCAGTGGAACATAA
- the LOC132253519 gene encoding uncharacterized protein LOC132253519 produces MLPITALVQLTFYRCVSYFETRRAEIRARMAVGDVYTAYAIEKFRRAEAKASGHTVTIFHRIHETFEAITALHGFHMDKGRNKQVVKLNEGTCSCNKWQSFGIPCSHVLAVSAHMRIDSWQLVEKYYRLDAYASCYAPEFNPIPHESYWLYPDFPILHPDPTSIRDKGRPRSSRIRNEMDLKEPSVRIRCGL; encoded by the coding sequence ATGTTACCTATCACTGCACTTGTTCAATTAACTTTTTATCGATGTGTGTCATACTTTGAGACTCGTAGAGCAGAGATACGTGCTAGAATGGCAGTTGGAGATGTGTACACTGCGTATGCAATTGAAAAATTTAGAAGAGCTGAGGCCAAAGCTAGTGGACACACTGTCACCATTTTCCATCGAATTCATGAAACATTTGAAGCAATTACTGCTCTCCATGGGTTTCATATGGATAAAGGACGTAACAAACAAGTGGTTAAGCTTAATGAAGGTACATGTAGTTGTAATAAGTGGCAATCATTTGGCATTCCATGCTCACATGTGCTAGCTGTTTCTGCTCATATGAGGATTGATAGTTGGCAATTAGTTGAAAAATACTATAGGCTGGATGCCTATGCCAGTTGTTATGCTCCTGAATTTAATCCCATTCCTCATGAATCTTATTGGCTGTATCCTGATTTTCCTATTCTCCACCCTGACCCAACTTCAATAAGGGATAAGGGGCGTCCTAGATCATCAAGGATAAGGAATGAAATGGATTTGAAGGAACCAAGCGTTAGGATTCGATGTGGTTTATGA
- the LOC104878944 gene encoding uncharacterized protein LOC104878944, producing MGHDVEIPAKGNSGVQIDEMDENLAHNDEMGGNLAVVTQSVMGATNNYVVIPFTNKNDDVEFYDEDEINEMHYDDEPSTNKVSSDDGEHIMPSPMFKQLNWDAINSMTAEPLTPRTGLWNESNELFKGLRFESKEDLQYAVKRYAICQNQHLVVCESEPQLWAVRCKKWQEGCNWRLRACRRKSHGMFEITKYAGPHTCVYPKLSQDHSQLDSTLIAREIQNVVQRDHTTSIATLHQTVKDKFGYDVHYRRIWEAKRKAMLRVFGDWDESYQTLPKWMNILQLTNPGTKVVWKTIPLGGISGNVRFMRVFWAFGASVEGFKHCRPIIQIDGTFLYGKYMGKLLIATSIDGNGHVFPLAFAIVEEES from the coding sequence ATGGGTCATGATGTGGAAATACCTGCAAAGGGGAATTCGGGAGTGCAGATTGATGAAATGGATGAGAATTTAGCACACAATGACGAAATGGGGGGGAATTTGGCAGTAGTAACTCAGTCAGTCATGGGAGCGACAAACAATTATGTTGTCATCccatttacaaataaaaatgatgatgtgGAATTTTATGATGAGGACGAGATTAATGAGATGCATTATGATGATGAACCTTCAACAAATAAGGTTTCTTCAGATGATGGTGAGCATATTATGCCTTCCCCAATGTTCAAACAATTGAATTGGGATGCAATAAATAGCATGACTGCTGAGCCTCTCACACCACGTACTGGATTGTGGAATGAATCCAATGAGTTGTTTAAAGGATTGAGATTTGAGAGTAAAGAAGACTTGCAATATGCTGTAAAACGTTATGCAATATGTCAGAATCAACATTTGGTGGTTTGTGAATCAGAACCACAATTGTGGGCAGTGAGATGTAAGAAGTGGCAGGAAGGATGTAATTGGAGGCTTCGTGCATGTCGTCGTAAAAGCCATGGAATGTTTGAGATAACCAAGTACGCAGGTCCTCATACTTGTGTTTACCCTAAATTATCACAAGACCACTCTCAATTGGACTCTACATTGATTGCAAGAGAGATCCAAAATGTAGTTCAGAGGGATCACACTACCTCTATTGCTACATTACACCAGACAGTGAaggataaatttggatatgatgtCCATTATAGGAGAATTTGGGAAGCTAAGAGAAAAGCAATGCTTAGAGTTTTTGGTGATTGGGATGAATCTTATCAAACATTGCCGAAGTGGATGAACATCCTTCAACTAACTAATCCTGGAACAAAGGTTGTTTGGAAGACAATACCTTTAGGAGGGATTTCTGGGAACGTGCGGTTTATGCGTGTTTTTTGGGCATTTGGGGCAAGTGTTGAAGGGTTCAAACATTGCAGACCAATTATACAAATTGATGGTACATTCCTATATGGAAAATACATGGGGAAGCTTTTAATTGCTACTTCAATTGATGGAAATGGTCATGTATTCCCCCTTGCATTTGCAATTGTTGAGGAAGAATCATAG